One window from the genome of Deltaproteobacteria bacterium encodes:
- a CDS encoding radical SAM protein has product MKRVLLVNPHETRQSGFTNPPIGLLYLAGTLLENGIDVRVVDGCLEGKQAIRRALEEYAPTHVGITALTPGRLRAVEIADMAKNVDPAITVVLGGVHPTIMHRQMMEHYPAIDFIVLGEGERTCLEIVQGVDPSNIPGIVHRNGDIVVKTPPREIRADLDDIAFPAWHLVDLRRYPAIGRGTANGVKLHAEPRISIVFSRGCSGHCDFCSTWWIWRKWRHRSAGNMVREIELLYHRFGVRHFCFADDAMTVDREATIELCDLILEKGLKIAFHVTTRTDCVDSEMLRKLKIAGCYKIAFGIETASPRLLDKMGKANDVETSEKAIRLAKEAGIAVTALMIVGNVGETWDTIRQSEEFLKRTKPDEVGCAGGLWIFPGTKLYRNSRTQGFIDDDFWLTDNPYKIYTMEHSLEELSRMEQRLYDFNRKHGLAGVGQSIRSTVGRFLHERLGFMG; this is encoded by the coding sequence ATGAAGCGGGTGCTTCTGGTAAATCCTCATGAAACCAGGCAATCGGGCTTCACGAATCCGCCGATCGGACTTCTGTACCTTGCCGGGACGCTCCTTGAAAACGGTATCGACGTCCGGGTCGTGGACGGTTGCCTGGAAGGGAAGCAGGCCATACGGCGGGCGTTGGAGGAGTACGCGCCTACCCATGTGGGGATCACGGCGCTGACGCCGGGGCGTTTGCGTGCCGTGGAGATCGCCGATATGGCGAAGAACGTCGATCCCGCGATTACGGTCGTATTGGGAGGGGTACACCCCACGATCATGCATCGGCAGATGATGGAGCACTATCCGGCCATCGACTTCATCGTTCTGGGCGAAGGGGAAAGGACATGTCTTGAGATCGTGCAGGGGGTCGATCCCTCGAACATACCGGGGATCGTCCATCGGAACGGGGACATCGTCGTGAAGACCCCCCCGCGGGAGATCCGCGCCGATCTCGACGACATCGCCTTTCCCGCGTGGCATCTCGTCGACCTCCGGAGATACCCTGCCATCGGCAGAGGGACCGCGAACGGAGTGAAACTCCATGCGGAGCCGAGGATATCCATCGTGTTTTCGCGCGGTTGCAGCGGTCATTGCGATTTCTGCAGCACCTGGTGGATATGGAGGAAATGGCGTCATCGTTCGGCGGGCAACATGGTGAGGGAGATCGAGCTGCTGTATCACCGGTTCGGCGTACGGCACTTCTGTTTCGCCGATGACGCCATGACCGTCGACCGGGAAGCGACTATCGAATTGTGCGATCTGATACTCGAGAAGGGACTGAAGATCGCGTTCCATGTGACCACGAGGACGGACTGCGTCGATTCGGAAATGCTGCGCAAGCTGAAGATCGCCGGATGCTACAAGATCGCTTTCGGAATCGAAACGGCATCCCCCCGGCTGTTGGACAAAATGGGAAAAGCGAATGACGTGGAGACCTCGGAGAAGGCCATCCGCCTGGCAAAGGAGGCCGGAATCGCAGTGACGGCCCTCATGATCGTGGGGAATGTGGGGGAAACATGGGACACCATCCGGCAAAGCGAGGAGTTCCTGAAGAGGACCAAACCGGACGAGGTGGGATGCGCCGGAGGGCTGTGGATTTTTCCCGGCACGAAGTTGTATCGAAATTCAAGAACACAAGGTTTCATAGACGATGACTTCTGGCTTACGGATAACCCGTACAAGATATACACGATGGAGCACAGCCTCGAAGAGCTTTCAAGGATGGAACAGCGGCTATACGATTTCAACAGGAAGCACGGGTTGGCGGGAGTCGGCCAGTCGATCCGGAGCACGGTCGGCCGCTTCCTCCATGAAAGATTGGGGTTCATGGGATGA
- a CDS encoding class I SAM-dependent methyltransferase → MITRTTCRVCDSSLEPVLDLGAHYVSDFISPGESDGTKAPLELVICRRCRLLQLKHTVPAETMYRNYWYRSGTNQTMRNALADIANKAETLIRLKEGDSVVDIGCNDGTLLASYRTGGIRKIGFDPAENLAVISRKIADRLVVGFFDSETFAKDPEPAGRRPKIVTSIAMFYDLEDPNRFVSDVKTVMDPQGLWIVQMSYLPLMLKTNEFGNICHEHLEYYSLTSFEYLLNLHGFEVVDVELNDINGGSIRTYIRSRNADPNRFADATYRELARERVQALRDQEARLGLEDIDVYREFAVWVNRIREDVVGFIKEQVGKGKKVYVYGASTKGNTLLQYFGLDHTLITAAAERNADKWGKVTVGTRIPIVSEEDARAARPDYFLVLPWHFLEEFQLREKAYLLAGGKFIVPMPHFTLI, encoded by the coding sequence ATGATCACGAGGACCACCTGCCGCGTCTGCGACAGCTCGCTGGAGCCCGTCCTGGATCTCGGCGCGCACTACGTTTCGGACTTCATCTCCCCGGGGGAATCCGACGGCACGAAAGCCCCCCTGGAGCTGGTCATCTGCCGTCGGTGCCGGCTCCTTCAACTGAAGCACACCGTGCCGGCGGAGACGATGTACCGGAACTACTGGTACCGGTCCGGGACGAACCAGACCATGAGGAACGCCCTCGCCGACATCGCAAACAAGGCGGAGACCCTCATCCGCCTGAAGGAGGGGGATTCGGTCGTCGACATCGGATGCAACGACGGCACGCTCCTCGCCTCCTACCGGACCGGCGGCATCCGGAAGATCGGTTTCGACCCGGCGGAGAACCTCGCGGTAATCTCCCGGAAGATCGCCGACCGGCTGGTGGTCGGATTCTTCGACTCGGAGACGTTCGCGAAGGACCCGGAACCGGCCGGGCGCCGCCCGAAGATCGTCACCAGCATCGCCATGTTCTACGACCTGGAGGATCCCAACCGGTTCGTCTCGGACGTAAAAACCGTGATGGACCCGCAGGGGCTATGGATCGTCCAGATGAGCTACCTTCCGCTCATGCTGAAGACCAACGAATTCGGGAACATCTGCCACGAGCACCTCGAGTACTACTCCCTCACCTCGTTCGAATACCTGCTGAACCTCCACGGATTCGAGGTGGTGGACGTGGAACTGAACGACATCAACGGGGGGAGCATCCGGACGTACATCCGGAGCCGGAACGCGGACCCGAACCGGTTCGCGGACGCGACCTACAGGGAACTCGCACGGGAGCGGGTCCAGGCGCTCCGGGACCAGGAAGCGAGGCTGGGGCTCGAGGACATCGACGTCTACAGGGAGTTCGCCGTCTGGGTGAACCGGATCCGGGAGGACGTGGTGGGGTTCATCAAGGAACAGGTGGGCAAGGGAAAGAAAGTGTACGTCTACGGCGCCTCGACCAAGGGGAACACCCTCCTGCAGTACTTCGGGCTGGACCACACCCTGATCACCGCCGCGGCGGAGCGGAACGCGGACAAGTGGGGCAAGGTGACGGTCGGCACGCGCATCCCGATCGTTTCCGAGGAGGACGCCCGGGCCGCACGGCCGGATTACTTCCTCGTCCTGCCCTGGCACTTCCTGGAGGAGTTCCAGTTGCGGGAGAAGGCGTACCTTCTGGCGGGCGGGAAGTTCATCGTCCCGATGCCGCACTTCACGTTGATCTGA
- a CDS encoding glycosyltransferase family 2 protein, with protein MPTISAMILARNEERNLRNCLETVRWCDEIVVVDMDSSDATAKIAREFTDKVFFHEQVPAFDTAKKFGVEKTTGEWILLVDADEMIQRHLAGRLRAESEKNTADIVEIPFKHYILGDWVRHAGWGYTPLPRFFRRGKVHFTGTIHGYMHKTEGARVLRLESREENCVYHFNYVDSAHFVEKLNRYTTVEAEHLHERKARFSYRKLLQAALGEFYGRYVAGRGYKEGVRGFSLSVMMAFYRALTHIKLWEKAEYGNEPVAARYEKIRDGLLSEWRKGGPGA; from the coding sequence ATGCCGACGATTTCCGCCATGATCCTTGCCCGGAACGAGGAGCGCAACCTCCGCAACTGCCTGGAGACGGTCCGGTGGTGCGACGAGATCGTCGTCGTAGACATGGACAGCAGCGATGCCACGGCGAAGATCGCCAGGGAGTTCACGGACAAGGTCTTTTTCCACGAACAGGTGCCGGCCTTCGATACGGCGAAGAAATTCGGCGTCGAAAAAACGACCGGCGAGTGGATACTCCTCGTCGACGCGGATGAAATGATCCAGCGCCACCTTGCCGGGCGCCTTCGGGCCGAGTCGGAGAAAAATACGGCGGACATCGTCGAGATTCCGTTCAAGCACTACATTCTGGGAGACTGGGTCCGGCACGCCGGCTGGGGTTATACCCCCCTTCCCCGGTTCTTCCGAAGAGGGAAGGTTCACTTCACGGGAACGATCCACGGTTACATGCACAAGACGGAAGGAGCGAGGGTCCTTCGACTCGAATCCCGCGAAGAGAATTGCGTTTACCATTTCAACTACGTCGACAGCGCCCATTTCGTGGAGAAACTGAACCGGTACACCACGGTGGAGGCGGAGCATCTGCACGAGCGCAAGGCCCGCTTTTCGTACCGGAAACTCCTGCAGGCGGCATTGGGCGAGTTCTATGGCAGGTATGTCGCGGGAAGAGGATACAAGGAGGGAGTTCGCGGATTCTCCCTTTCCGTGATGATGGCGTTCTATCGCGCTCTTACCCATATAAAGCTATGGGAAAAGGCGGAGTACGGGAATGAGCCGGTAGCCGCGAGGTATGAGAAGATCCGGGACGGACTGTTATCGGAATGGCGGAAGGGCGGACCGGGCGCATGA
- a CDS encoding glycosyltransferase family 2 protein, whose translation MSDITLSFCITTRDRAAFIGVTLENLISQATGEVEIVVLDAASTDGTGEVVDGFARRFPRLRYFRQDDNRGVDRDYDRTVELASGAYCWMMSDDDILAPGAVAEVLEYCRKGYDLIVANAEDRDSDLRKVLGESRLPFRGNRVYRPSDASRFFTDVANHLSFIPSVVIRRDLWLSRDRSPYYGSLFVHVGVIFQERIPGDVLVVSRPLVSVRNANVSWAARSFEIWMFKWPGLVWSFPGFSDEAKEKVCAREPWKYMKALLTHRAMGSYSMEEYRRWIAPKTASAGVKTVAWLVAAAPGHLVNALALLYCVFLYGNNRIPRFNLSNSRFSLIGPRKRIAG comes from the coding sequence ATGAGCGACATCACGCTCTCCTTCTGCATCACGACCCGGGACCGGGCGGCATTCATCGGCGTCACGCTCGAAAACCTGATCTCGCAGGCCACCGGCGAAGTGGAAATCGTCGTGCTGGACGCGGCCTCGACCGATGGCACCGGCGAGGTCGTCGACGGATTCGCCCGGCGTTTCCCCCGCCTCCGCTATTTCCGCCAGGACGACAACCGGGGAGTGGACCGTGACTACGATCGGACCGTCGAACTGGCGAGCGGAGCGTATTGCTGGATGATGTCGGATGACGACATCCTCGCCCCGGGGGCGGTCGCCGAGGTCCTGGAATATTGCCGGAAAGGATACGACCTGATCGTCGCGAACGCGGAGGACCGGGATTCCGATCTTCGGAAGGTCCTGGGGGAGAGCAGGCTCCCCTTCCGCGGGAATCGTGTGTACCGCCCGTCGGATGCGAGCCGTTTCTTCACGGACGTGGCGAACCACCTGTCCTTCATCCCCTCCGTCGTCATCCGGAGGGACCTCTGGCTCTCCAGGGACCGGTCGCCGTACTACGGTTCTCTATTCGTCCACGTCGGCGTGATCTTCCAGGAGCGCATCCCCGGGGACGTGCTCGTGGTTTCCCGCCCTCTCGTCTCCGTGCGGAACGCCAACGTCTCCTGGGCCGCCCGCAGTTTCGAAATCTGGATGTTCAAATGGCCCGGGCTCGTCTGGTCTTTCCCGGGTTTCTCCGACGAGGCCAAGGAGAAGGTCTGCGCCCGGGAGCCGTGGAAGTACATGAAGGCACTTCTGACCCACAGGGCCATGGGGTCCTATTCCATGGAGGAGTACCGGCGCTGGATCGCGCCGAAGACGGCGAGCGCGGGGGTGAAAACCGTTGCGTGGCTGGTCGCCGCAGCCCCGGGACATCTGGTAAACGCCCTCGCCTTGTTGTATTGTGTTTTCCTTTACGGAAACAACAGGATACCCCGCTTCAACCTCTCGAACAGCCGGTTCAGCCTCATCGGCCCCCGGAAGAGGATCGCGGGATAG
- a CDS encoding class I SAM-dependent methyltransferase, producing MTCPVCKGESFSLWAKAGPYTIETCVACGLGITSPFPSAGAIAGTNEEIYTVENRIKAYLSRVDDFKKRYRRYLSNIKRFQEGGKLLDIGCNIGLFLTVAREEGFSVAGVELNRACADYARNTFGLEVFSDVVEKVGFASHGFDVVTLFDVLEHVPDIETFLSEVRRILKPGGLLVVQSPNLHSLMASLTKGEWVWLSPPDHIYHFTPSTLSRLLEANGFAVRKLRTWEPAKEFADNVIVARVAHPFLRRLLLAANDLTRAPALPLAVLRRIRRGSRSGALVEVYAARTP from the coding sequence ATGACCTGTCCCGTGTGCAAGGGGGAATCCTTCTCCCTCTGGGCGAAAGCCGGGCCGTATACCATCGAGACGTGCGTTGCGTGCGGTCTCGGGATCACCTCGCCCTTTCCATCGGCCGGCGCCATTGCCGGGACGAACGAGGAGATCTACACGGTTGAAAACAGGATCAAGGCCTATCTGTCCAGGGTCGACGATTTCAAAAAGAGATACAGGAGATACCTCTCGAACATAAAACGTTTTCAAGAGGGGGGGAAGCTTCTCGATATCGGATGCAATATCGGCCTGTTTCTTACGGTCGCGCGCGAAGAAGGGTTTTCCGTCGCGGGTGTGGAATTGAACCGGGCGTGTGCCGATTATGCAAGGAACACCTTCGGGCTCGAGGTGTTTTCCGACGTTGTCGAAAAAGTCGGGTTCGCGAGCCACGGTTTCGATGTCGTGACCCTCTTCGACGTTCTCGAGCACGTGCCCGACATCGAAACGTTCCTTTCCGAAGTGAGGAGGATCCTCAAGCCCGGGGGCCTTCTCGTCGTCCAGTCGCCGAATCTCCACAGCCTCATGGCGTCGCTCACGAAGGGGGAATGGGTCTGGCTCAGCCCCCCGGACCACATCTACCACTTCACGCCGTCGACGCTCTCACGGCTCCTCGAGGCGAACGGCTTTGCGGTCAGGAAGCTGAGGACGTGGGAACCGGCGAAGGAGTTCGCCGACAACGTGATCGTGGCGCGCGTCGCCCATCCTTTCCTCCGGCGCCTCCTGCTGGCCGCCAACGACCTGACGCGGGCCCCGGCGCTGCCGCTGGCGGTCCTGCGAAGGATCCGGCGGGGCTCCCGCAGCGGCGCCCTGGTCGAGGTCTATGCCGCGAGGACTCCATAG
- a CDS encoding winged helix-turn-helix transcriptional regulator, which produces MNTNRSPSSQDHFRSLQILDELAKNDNVTQRDLSNRLGIALGLVNSYVKNLVAKGYITVKAIPPKRYGYYLTPKGFVEKTRLACDLLQDYTRIYREAKSNYRTIFHTLENAGATRIIFAGVDEVAEFAFITMRETGLHLVGMADTERVGEKFFEFVIRPLPAIRTLPYDRILVTSYSRRKQLFELLLASGVREEKIVMSFPL; this is translated from the coding sequence GTGAACACGAACCGGAGCCCATCATCCCAGGATCATTTCCGCTCCCTTCAGATCCTGGATGAACTGGCGAAAAACGACAACGTCACCCAGCGGGATTTGAGCAACCGGCTGGGGATCGCCCTCGGTCTAGTGAACTCCTACGTCAAGAATCTCGTCGCCAAGGGCTATATCACCGTGAAGGCGATACCTCCGAAACGGTACGGGTACTACCTGACGCCGAAAGGCTTCGTGGAGAAGACGCGACTCGCCTGCGACCTGCTTCAGGATTATACGCGCATCTACCGGGAGGCGAAGAGCAATTACCGGACGATATTCCACACTCTCGAAAACGCCGGGGCGACGCGAATCATCTTCGCCGGTGTCGACGAGGTGGCGGAGTTCGCGTTCATCACGATGCGGGAGACCGGGCTTCACCTTGTCGGAATGGCCGACACGGAACGCGTCGGTGAAAAATTCTTCGAATTCGTCATCCGGCCGCTTCCTGCGATCAGGACGCTGCCGTACGACCGCATCCTGGTGACCTCCTATTCGAGGAGAAAACAGCTCTTCGAACTTCTCCTGGCGTCCGGAGTCCGGGAGGAGAAAATCGTCATGTCGTTCCCTCTTTGA
- a CDS encoding GDP-mannose 4,6-dehydratase, with product MGKPAQDDSRTALITGIGGQDGSYLSELLLSKGYRVVGTVPDNDPVNIDRVRHLLDRIVIVQDDLLDQDRLETIFRDHRPDEVYNFAANSVLAASFHQPILATMVLAMGVTRILEAIRKIAPSARYFQASSSEMFGKPAEIPQSETTPFHPRNPYGVSKVYGHLMTMTYRENHGLYACSGILFNHESPRRSAEFVTRKITRAAAMIRLGMEKELRLGNLDARRDWGFAGDYVRAMWLMLRQDRPDDYVLATGVTHSVRDLCEEAFSHVGLDYREHVVQDGKVFRPPETAQLVGNPEKAVRVLGWKPTVTFRELVRMMVDADLDDIRSKT from the coding sequence ATGGGAAAACCTGCGCAGGATGATTCACGCACCGCGCTGATCACCGGTATCGGCGGCCAGGACGGGTCGTATCTGTCCGAGTTGCTCCTTTCCAAGGGGTACCGCGTGGTGGGGACGGTGCCGGACAACGATCCGGTCAATATCGACAGGGTCCGACACCTTCTCGACAGGATCGTGATCGTGCAGGACGACCTGCTGGACCAGGACCGCCTCGAAACGATCTTCCGCGATCACCGCCCCGACGAAGTGTACAACTTCGCGGCCAACTCGGTCCTGGCCGCGTCGTTCCACCAACCGATCCTGGCCACGATGGTGCTGGCGATGGGCGTCACCCGGATCCTGGAGGCGATCCGCAAGATCGCGCCTTCCGCCAGGTATTTCCAGGCTTCGAGCAGCGAGATGTTCGGGAAACCCGCGGAAATCCCGCAATCGGAGACGACCCCTTTCCACCCGCGGAATCCGTACGGGGTTTCGAAGGTGTACGGCCACCTGATGACGATGACGTACCGGGAGAATCACGGGCTGTACGCGTGCTCCGGGATTCTTTTCAACCACGAGAGCCCCCGGCGCAGTGCGGAATTCGTGACGAGGAAGATCACCCGCGCCGCCGCGATGATCCGGCTGGGCATGGAGAAGGAGTTGCGGCTCGGGAACCTCGATGCGAGGCGGGACTGGGGTTTCGCGGGGGATTACGTGCGGGCCATGTGGCTCATGCTGCGGCAGGATCGGCCCGACGACTATGTGCTCGCGACCGGCGTTACGCACTCCGTCCGTGACCTGTGCGAGGAGGCGTTTTCGCACGTCGGGCTCGACTACCGCGAACACGTCGTCCAGGACGGGAAAGTTTTCCGCCCGCCGGAAACCGCGCAGCTCGTGGGGAACCCCGAAAAGGCGGTCCGCGTCCTCGGCTGGAAACCGACGGTCACCTTCCGGGAGCTGGTTCGGATGATGGTGGACGCGGATCTGGACGATATAAGGAGCAAAACATGA
- a CDS encoding oligosaccharide flippase family protein has protein sequence MPDEGFSVLKRKSLAGIGTLLKRQIFVTGIAFVGNIALARILVPRMFGIYAIVAFVVQFFSVFSDVGVGAALIQKKDELTDEETSTLFWFQQILALAVVIATFVSSPLVIRIYPSLPESGAWLVRGMAVTFLLASFRTVPTILMERSMDFRRIATVDIAEVAVFQVTAISLAIAGFGVWSFIIAALFRGLSGMLLVYALYPWRPSMSFRPGAVKDLIRFGIPYQGSAILSFLKDAVTPLFVGAYVGAAGVGYVNWAREFAFAPLVLSQSFGKVAFPAFSRLQHERDLLKEAIERSLRMMTLIMIPITAILMALAPGIIKTVFTDKWMPAINAFYFYCTSPFVIGIMLPLYSGILALGKSGILMKMAILLLCLEWGLGVPFVLAFGFNGMAFNQPIIAMVFLFVYKRVLAGEGIRVEILKNVWNPIVASCIVGVAVKFGSGLLTVSLPNIGILFGLGGSLFLALQYTFRKEVILEFHAYTTEIFGYSRGKA, from the coding sequence ATGCCCGACGAGGGCTTTTCCGTGCTGAAGAGGAAATCGCTCGCCGGAATCGGCACGCTGCTGAAACGGCAGATCTTCGTTACGGGCATCGCGTTCGTCGGGAATATCGCGCTGGCCCGGATTCTCGTGCCCCGGATGTTCGGGATATACGCGATCGTCGCCTTCGTCGTGCAGTTCTTCTCCGTCTTCAGCGACGTCGGCGTCGGCGCCGCGCTCATCCAGAAGAAGGATGAGCTGACCGATGAGGAAACATCCACGCTCTTCTGGTTCCAGCAGATTCTCGCGCTCGCCGTGGTCATCGCGACGTTTGTTTCCTCTCCGCTGGTGATCCGCATCTACCCATCGCTCCCGGAATCCGGGGCATGGCTTGTTCGAGGCATGGCGGTGACCTTCCTTCTTGCCTCGTTCAGGACCGTCCCCACCATTCTCATGGAGCGGAGCATGGATTTTCGAAGAATCGCCACCGTCGACATCGCCGAAGTCGCCGTGTTCCAGGTGACCGCCATATCGCTTGCGATTGCGGGATTCGGAGTATGGAGTTTCATCATCGCCGCCCTGTTCCGCGGTCTCTCCGGAATGCTCCTCGTCTACGCGCTGTACCCCTGGCGGCCGTCCATGTCTTTTCGTCCGGGCGCGGTCAAGGATCTGATCCGGTTCGGCATTCCGTATCAGGGGAGCGCGATCCTGTCCTTCCTGAAGGATGCGGTCACTCCGCTTTTCGTAGGCGCGTACGTCGGTGCGGCGGGTGTCGGGTATGTCAACTGGGCACGGGAATTCGCCTTTGCCCCCCTGGTCCTTTCACAAAGCTTCGGCAAAGTGGCTTTCCCGGCTTTTTCCCGCCTGCAGCACGAACGCGACCTGCTCAAGGAGGCCATCGAGCGCTCCCTCCGCATGATGACCCTGATCATGATCCCGATCACGGCGATTCTCATGGCGCTCGCGCCGGGCATCATCAAGACGGTATTCACGGACAAGTGGATGCCGGCCATCAACGCCTTTTACTTCTACTGCACCTCTCCCTTTGTCATCGGCATCATGCTGCCGCTGTACAGCGGGATCCTGGCTCTCGGGAAGTCCGGGATCCTGATGAAGATGGCCATCCTGCTGCTTTGCCTGGAATGGGGTCTCGGGGTTCCCTTCGTGCTTGCATTCGGATTCAACGGCATGGCGTTCAACCAACCGATCATCGCGATGGTCTTCCTTTTCGTATACAAGCGGGTGCTCGCCGGGGAAGGCATCCGGGTCGAAATTCTGAAAAACGTGTGGAATCCGATCGTTGCCTCCTGCATCGTCGGGGTCGCCGTGAAATTCGGCTCCGGCCTGCTGACCGTCAGCCTGCCGAACATCGGGATACTGTTCGGGCTGGGAGGGTCGCTCTTCCTGGCGCTCCAATACACGTTCAGGAAAGAGGTCATTCTGGAGTTCCACGCATACACCACCGAAATATTCGGTTATTCCCGGGGAAAAGCATGA
- a CDS encoding glycosyltransferase family 2 protein yields MTTPRLSISIPTYNFGKFIGETLDSILPQVDEEVEVLVVDGASTDDTEEVVRKRQERYPLLEYHRLPRKGGIDRDMAKAVELARGDYVWLFSADDWMAKGALNRVLEEIRLGMDLYLCGFTLCDFGMRPRMAHPILDAPDGSVYDLGNPGDRKAFFERGLTTTAFFSFMSSLVIRKEKWDSAEVDDAFVGSCWDHVARLFRLIPAGLKVRYLSGSYLLKRDDNDSFSGGGIARRVGIAIDGYHRLAENFFGERSAEAFHIRRVLRNEYPLRNLLFIKLKTHEEGKPEGMPLLARLVEKLYRDDILLDKARILLFKAAPPLLLAPAEKVYKSIRALCSR; encoded by the coding sequence ATGACGACTCCACGCCTCTCCATCAGCATCCCGACGTACAACTTCGGCAAGTTCATCGGGGAGACCCTGGACAGCATCCTTCCCCAGGTCGACGAAGAGGTGGAGGTTCTCGTCGTGGACGGGGCCTCGACGGACGACACGGAAGAAGTCGTCCGGAAGCGCCAGGAGCGGTATCCCCTCCTCGAATACCACCGGTTGCCGCGGAAGGGCGGCATCGACCGGGACATGGCGAAGGCCGTGGAGCTGGCAAGGGGGGACTACGTTTGGCTGTTCAGCGCCGACGACTGGATGGCGAAAGGGGCGCTGAATCGGGTCCTGGAAGAGATCCGGCTGGGAATGGACCTCTACCTGTGCGGATTCACGCTCTGCGACTTCGGGATGCGCCCCCGCATGGCGCATCCGATCCTCGACGCGCCGGACGGAAGCGTGTACGACCTGGGAAACCCCGGGGATCGCAAAGCGTTCTTCGAGCGCGGCCTGACCACCACCGCGTTCTTCAGTTTCATGAGCTCCCTCGTCATCCGGAAGGAGAAGTGGGACTCCGCCGAGGTGGACGATGCGTTCGTGGGCAGCTGCTGGGACCACGTGGCGAGGCTGTTCCGCCTGATCCCCGCCGGCCTGAAGGTCAGATACCTGTCGGGCAGCTACCTCCTCAAGCGCGACGACAACGATTCGTTTTCCGGAGGCGGAATCGCCCGCCGCGTCGGCATCGCGATCGACGGCTACCATCGGCTTGCGGAAAACTTCTTCGGCGAGCGGAGCGCCGAGGCGTTCCACATCCGGAGGGTCTTGCGAAACGAATACCCGTTGCGGAACCTCCTCTTCATCAAGCTGAAGACGCACGAGGAAGGGAAACCGGAGGGGATGCCGCTCCTCGCGCGGCTCGTGGAAAAGCTCTACCGGGACGACATCCTCCTCGACAAGGCCCGGATCCTTCTCTTCAAGGCGGCCCCGCCGCTCCTGCTGGCGCCTGCGGAAAAGGTGTACAAATCCATCAGGGCCCTGTGCTCCCGGTGA
- a CDS encoding glycosyltransferase family 4 protein, producing the protein MFYRCSGVGRVYENLLSGLAEQGGLGEIRTVVPMAHRMNFIERFDHPAIRPVFVGYGPMGIGDFTLKSFVLRSMRRNVRLYLFPGHNVPLFVPGEYIVSVNDVTVFSPRFALSPYRKAGFRRLLARTVLRARAIVTISESVKGELMREFGLPPGKIRVIHPWVKDEFFQAAPEVGSPVPGDYILYLGLRIAHKNVEGVIRAFLELSGDFPDLKLVIAGGRYSTPDMVDRWKGDPRLKGRLIEILDPSDEEIARLFSRAKAFVFPSYAEGFGLPPLEAMASGVPVVCSDIPVFREVYGDAVGFVDPDRPGSIADGVRKVLLEPEYAARQAEKGRNRAGIYRRDRFLREYLELLA; encoded by the coding sequence ATGTTCTACCGTTGCTCGGGGGTGGGGCGGGTCTATGAAAACCTCCTTTCGGGGCTTGCGGAGCAGGGCGGCCTCGGGGAAATCCGCACGGTAGTCCCGATGGCGCATCGGATGAATTTCATCGAACGGTTCGACCACCCGGCGATCCGCCCGGTCTTCGTCGGATACGGCCCGATGGGGATCGGGGACTTCACCCTCAAGTCGTTCGTTCTACGGTCCATGCGGAGGAATGTTCGGCTTTACCTCTTCCCCGGGCACAACGTTCCCCTGTTCGTCCCGGGGGAGTACATCGTCAGCGTGAACGACGTCACGGTGTTCTCCCCGCGTTTCGCGCTTTCGCCATACCGGAAGGCGGGATTCCGGCGGCTGCTCGCCAGGACGGTTCTGCGGGCGCGGGCGATCGTCACGATTTCGGAATCGGTGAAAGGGGAGCTGATGCGGGAGTTCGGGCTGCCCCCGGGGAAGATCCGGGTGATCCACCCGTGGGTCAAGGATGAATTCTTCCAGGCCGCACCGGAGGTCGGCTCCCCCGTTCCCGGGGATTACATCCTCTACCTGGGGCTTCGCATCGCGCACAAGAACGTCGAAGGCGTGATCCGGGCGTTCCTGGAGCTGTCCGGCGACTTTCCGGATCTCAAGCTCGTGATCGCGGGGGGCCGGTACTCGACCCCCGACATGGTGGACCGGTGGAAGGGAGATCCGCGGTTGAAAGGAAGACTGATCGAGATTCTCGACCCGTCGGACGAGGAGATCGCGCGGCTCTTCTCGAGGGCTAAGGCGTTCGTGTTCCCTTCCTACGCGGAAGGGTTCGGGCTCCCCCCGCTGGAGGCCATGGCATCCGGCGTGCCGGTGGTATGCTCCGATATCCCGGTGTTCCGCGAAGTGTACGGGGACGCCGTGGGCTTTGTGGATCCGGACCGGCCCGGGTCGATCGCCGACGGAGTCCGGAAGGTGCTCCTCGAACCGGAGTACGCCGCCCGGCAGGCGGAAAAGGGAAGGAACCGCGCCGGAATCTACCGGCGGGACCGTTTCCTGCGGGAGTACCTGGAACTTCTCGCGTGA